One stretch of Eupeodes corollae chromosome 2, idEupCoro1.1, whole genome shotgun sequence DNA includes these proteins:
- the LOC129948031 gene encoding mitochondrial amidoxime reducing component 2-like, whose amino-acid sequence MTSLIQGADKTRLSIYIAAGVGVVTASSLAYFYKRYRDNYIPPKEWKKVGELTDLICYPVKSCGPVRVNSIHCSKIGLESNLMRDRIFMVVRTDGEFITGRQHPKMVLVQPSFQGNIMKLSAPGMIDVEVDVERLKKLSPITTRVWDQPVKTVDCGEEVARWFSRYILAEDFGLRLMYYPHDEATRDVKPVNKMYSSMLKEDTGALHDATSFMLLNESSIADLNTRLQNPVSVLNFRPNFLVKGPAAFEEDNWKWVKIGEEVIFRCNKPCTRCIFTNVDPETAKRSPDGNPLSTLKGYRQFSRLGKTPVMGVHLGLRQSGIMSLGDFVYIGV is encoded by the exons ATGACAT CTTTAATTCAAGGAGCTGACAAAACCCGCCTTTCAATTTACATTGCGGCTGGAGTTGGGGTTGTTACAGCTTCTAGCTTAGCATATTTCTACAAACGTTATCGAGACAATTACATTCCGCCAAAAGAATGGAAGAAAGTAGGAGAGCTAACCGATCTTATCTGTTACCCTGTCAAGTCTTGTGGCCCAGTCCGGGTCAATTCAATACACTGCTCAAAAATTGGACTTGAAAGCAACCTGATGCGTGATAG AATATTCATGGTTGTTAGAACAGATGGTGAATTCATCACAGGAAGGCAACACCCGAAAATGGTTCTAGTCCAACCAAGTTTTCAAGGTAATATCATGAAACTATCAGCACCTGGAATGATTGATGTAGAAGTCGATGTGGAAAGACTCAAGAAACTTTCCCCGATTACCACACGAGTATGGGATCAACCCGTGAAGACCGTTGATTGCGGCGAAGAAGTTGCTCGATGGTTTTCACGCTACATTCTAGCTGAAGATTTTGGTCTTCGATTGATGTATTATCCCCACGATGAAGCTACGCGAGATGTCAAGCCTGTCAATAAAATGTATAGCTCAATGCTAAAAGAAGAcaca GGAGCCCTTCATGATGCAACCAGCTTTATGCTCTTAAATGAGAGCTCAATAGCTGATTTAAATACCCGTTTGCAAAATCCAGTGTCAGTTTTGAATTTCCGACCAAATTTCCTAGTCAAGGGTCCAGCGGCATTCGAGGAGGACAACTGGAAATGGGTGAAGATTGGTGAAGAAGTCATCTTCAGATGTAACAAACCATGTACAAG ATGCATCTTTACGAATGTTGACCCAGAAACAGCTAAAAGAAGCCCTGATGGTAATCCTTTGAGTACACTTAAAGGTTATAGACAATTTTCTAGACTCGGTAAAACCCCGGTCATGGGTGTTCATTTAGGATTACGCCAATCCGGAATCATGTCCCTTGGTGATTTTGTCTACATTGGTGTTTGA